From the genome of Hymenobacter cellulosilyticus, one region includes:
- a CDS encoding GNAT family N-acetyltransferase, with translation MSASSAHNLIIPGEALDFYLSQGYYRMHQDLFTCRFLPIEGGFYTVHWLRIALGEVQYGPEQRRLLRLGERFTVRRRPFQLTDELEELYAAYRGSISFDAPPTVESFLLAGATHNVFTTEVFEIRDGERLVAAGIFDCGARSLAGIMNFYHPEYRKFSLGKYLMLRKIEHARELHHRYYYPGYIAHGFPKFDYKLFPCPAATEVFDARRSRWEPFSWETVARQSADLLSDWQDDELSSFDEA, from the coding sequence ATGTCCGCTTCTTCGGCTCACAACCTGATTATCCCCGGCGAGGCGCTGGACTTTTACCTGAGCCAGGGCTATTACCGGATGCATCAGGACCTGTTTACCTGCCGCTTTCTGCCCATTGAGGGCGGCTTTTATACGGTCCACTGGCTGCGCATTGCATTAGGTGAGGTGCAGTACGGCCCCGAGCAGCGCCGGCTGCTGCGCCTGGGGGAACGGTTTACGGTGCGGCGGCGGCCATTTCAGCTAACCGATGAACTAGAGGAATTGTACGCTGCCTACCGCGGCTCCATCAGCTTCGATGCGCCGCCCACGGTGGAGTCGTTTTTGCTGGCCGGAGCTACGCATAATGTATTTACGACCGAAGTCTTTGAAATTCGGGACGGGGAGCGGCTGGTGGCGGCCGGTATTTTCGACTGCGGCGCCCGCAGCTTGGCCGGCATCATGAACTTCTACCACCCCGAGTACCGCAAGTTCAGTTTGGGCAAATACCTGATGCTGCGCAAAATTGAGCACGCCCGGGAGCTGCACCACCGCTACTATTACCCCGGCTACATTGCCCACGGCTTCCCCAAGTTCGACTACAAGCTGTTCCCTTGCCCGGCCGCTACGGAAGTCTTCGATGCCCGCCGCAGCCGGTGGGAGCCTTTCTCCTGGGAAACCGTGGCCCGCCAATCCGCTGATTTGCTTAGTGATTGGCAGGACGACGAGTTGAGCAGCTTCGACGAGGCCTGA
- a CDS encoding class I SAM-dependent methyltransferase, producing the protein MSYERLDNCPVCGKSEFRNKLVVEDKSVSKESFAIVQCENCTFQFTNPRPGIEAIGRYYESDDYVSHNSTATGVINQAYKVARFFTMRRKVALVNKLAPRKGKLLDYGCGTGHFLAAARSGGWQVAGVEPNARAQQEASERVGQPIGNESLVTFESASFDAITLWHVLEHVHNLNETLQQLVRLLKPDGVLIIAVPNVDSLDAQHYRQDWAAYDVPRHLYHFSPKTMKLLLKKHKLTVPETLPMPLDAYYVSMLSEKHRAERAAG; encoded by the coding sequence GTGTCGTACGAACGTCTGGATAATTGCCCGGTTTGTGGCAAAAGCGAGTTTCGCAACAAACTGGTAGTAGAAGATAAGTCGGTGAGCAAGGAAAGCTTTGCCATCGTGCAGTGCGAAAACTGCACCTTCCAGTTTACCAACCCACGGCCCGGCATCGAGGCCATCGGGCGCTACTACGAGTCGGACGACTACGTTTCGCACAACAGCACTGCCACCGGCGTTATCAACCAGGCGTACAAAGTCGCCCGGTTTTTTACCATGCGCCGCAAGGTGGCCCTGGTTAATAAGCTGGCTCCGCGCAAGGGCAAGCTCCTGGACTACGGCTGCGGCACGGGACATTTTCTGGCGGCGGCCCGCTCCGGCGGCTGGCAGGTAGCCGGTGTTGAGCCCAACGCCCGCGCCCAGCAGGAAGCCTCTGAGCGGGTAGGGCAGCCTATCGGCAACGAAAGCCTGGTCACGTTTGAGTCGGCTTCTTTCGACGCCATTACGCTCTGGCACGTGCTGGAGCACGTGCACAACCTGAACGAAACGCTGCAGCAGCTCGTGCGCCTGCTCAAGCCCGACGGTGTGCTCATCATTGCCGTGCCCAACGTGGACAGCCTTGATGCCCAGCATTACCGCCAGGACTGGGCCGCCTACGACGTGCCCCGGCACCTCTACCACTTCAGCCCCAAAACCATGAAGCTGCTGCTCAAAAAGCACAAGCTCACGGTACCCGAAACCCTGCCCATGCCCCTGGATGCTTACTACGTGAGCATGCTCAGCGAGAAGCACCGGGCCGAGCGGGCGGCGGGCTGA
- a CDS encoding Ig-like domain-containing domain, with product MSVRANLLVLLSASAIVSGCAAVSSPQGGPRDVTPPKLTGTSPANGSVNVRQQVVRLEFSESIQLKDLAKNLIVAPVLGDDNKYRVREERSAIALEFEKPLQANTTYTFNFGASVTDITENLPAQDVQVTFSTGARLDSGSVRGNVIQLLSGAAAAEVPVMLYPETDTMTIRRGKPYYMTRTDKSGAFALNSLKTGRYRLFALDDKNNTGRYEEGEQIAYLPEPITVRPGLDSLRLVLVRPDARRPIISSQQGTPTQFKISFNEGLTQARLLPLGATPATPATPAPAALNEALLVSERGRSVTLFRTAAIAEGRYLLATADSVGNTGQDTINVKFPGTITGAARRAPQYAVVGAPRDVYRQGQVKFQFAEPLRPLTKQPIGTLLEDSTSRKPIRVPQEATLSPDRTQLTVNLNTKAKKTISIILDSTAVTSITEQRLGLKPVRLPVTDQSPVGSVAGTIQTKYARFQLQLLDGTNQIVALLESPKKTFRFDNLAPGPYRLRVLIDADNDGNWRGGDPNFLVPAEPVYLAPQQLQVRANWEMEDIKLVF from the coding sequence ATGTCCGTTCGCGCTAACCTGCTTGTTCTGCTTTCCGCCAGTGCCATTGTGAGTGGATGTGCGGCCGTAAGCTCGCCGCAGGGCGGCCCCCGCGACGTGACGCCCCCCAAGCTTACCGGCACTTCCCCGGCCAACGGCTCCGTCAACGTGCGCCAGCAAGTCGTCCGCTTGGAGTTCTCCGAGTCGATTCAGTTGAAGGACCTGGCCAAGAACCTGATTGTGGCACCGGTGCTGGGCGACGACAACAAGTACCGGGTGCGGGAAGAGCGCAGCGCCATTGCCCTGGAGTTCGAAAAGCCTTTGCAGGCCAATACCACGTACACCTTCAACTTTGGGGCGTCTGTTACTGATATCACCGAAAACCTGCCGGCCCAGGACGTGCAGGTCACGTTCAGCACCGGCGCCCGCCTCGACTCAGGCTCGGTGCGGGGCAATGTAATTCAACTCTTGAGCGGAGCCGCCGCCGCCGAAGTACCCGTGATGCTGTATCCCGAAACGGATACCATGACCATCCGGCGCGGCAAGCCTTACTACATGACGCGCACCGACAAGTCGGGTGCCTTTGCCCTCAACAGTCTCAAGACCGGCCGCTACCGCCTCTTTGCCTTAGACGACAAAAACAACACGGGACGCTACGAGGAAGGGGAGCAGATAGCCTACCTACCCGAGCCCATTACGGTGCGCCCCGGCCTCGATTCGCTGCGGCTGGTGCTGGTGCGCCCTGATGCGCGCCGGCCTATCATTTCCAGCCAGCAAGGCACGCCTACTCAGTTCAAAATTTCCTTTAATGAAGGCCTGACCCAGGCTCGTCTGCTACCCCTGGGTGCAACTCCGGCGACTCCGGCGACTCCCGCGCCTGCCGCGCTAAACGAGGCTTTGCTGGTTAGTGAGCGGGGGCGGAGCGTCACGCTGTTCCGGACGGCCGCCATTGCCGAGGGGCGCTACCTGCTGGCTACCGCCGACAGCGTGGGCAATACCGGACAGGATACCATCAACGTCAAGTTTCCCGGCACCATTACGGGTGCAGCCCGCCGGGCGCCCCAGTATGCCGTGGTCGGTGCTCCCCGCGACGTGTACCGGCAGGGGCAGGTCAAGTTTCAGTTTGCCGAGCCGCTAAGGCCTCTTACCAAGCAGCCCATCGGTACCCTGCTGGAAGACTCTACTTCCCGCAAGCCGATTCGGGTGCCCCAGGAAGCTACCCTCAGCCCCGACCGGACCCAGCTCACGGTTAACCTGAATACCAAGGCTAAGAAGACCATCAGCATTATCCTGGACTCGACGGCCGTCACGTCCATCACCGAGCAGCGCCTGGGTCTTAAACCCGTGCGTCTGCCCGTCACCGACCAGTCGCCGGTGGGCAGCGTGGCAGGCACCATCCAGACCAAATATGCGCGGTTTCAGCTCCAGTTGCTGGATGGCACCAACCAGATTGTAGCGCTTCTGGAGAGTCCCAAAAAGACCTTTCGCTTCGACAATCTGGCGCCCGGCCCCTATCGTCTGCGTGTGCTTATTGATGCCGACAACGATGGCAACTGGCGCGGCGGCGACCCTAACTTCTTAGTTCCAGCCGAGCCCGTGTACTTAGCGCCCCAGCAGCTACAGGTGCGGGCCAACTGGGAAATGGAGGATATAAAACTGGTTTTCTAG
- a CDS encoding DUF4385 domain-containing protein produces the protein MLPPAPLLLMPFDYTLDFKTTDFRRHPELYRVGKGEQGVLLVEPYKSEILPHWRFRTPEVAQESSEQIYQLFLDYLKAEDFIGADMARKFIQMGFTRARRYANHRGGKKYDGPVPDDKKGQSGAHGRAELPRSPEDPEKAAAAAIFKAKWDQAKVHPDYVRQKAEFEARYGK, from the coding sequence ATGCTTCCACCCGCCCCGCTCCTGCTCATGCCTTTCGATTACACGCTCGACTTCAAGACCACCGATTTTCGTCGGCATCCGGAGTTGTACCGCGTGGGCAAAGGCGAGCAGGGCGTATTGCTGGTGGAGCCCTATAAGTCGGAGATACTGCCGCACTGGCGCTTTCGTACCCCGGAGGTAGCGCAGGAGTCGTCGGAGCAGATTTACCAGCTGTTTCTGGACTATCTAAAAGCCGAAGACTTTATAGGAGCCGACATGGCCCGCAAGTTCATTCAGATGGGCTTTACCCGGGCCCGGCGCTACGCTAACCACCGCGGCGGCAAGAAGTACGACGGACCCGTGCCCGACGATAAGAAGGGGCAGAGCGGAGCCCACGGCCGCGCCGAGCTGCCCCGCTCCCCCGAGGACCCCGAAAAGGCGGCCGCTGCGGCTATTTTCAAGGCCAAGTGGGACCAGGCCAAGGTTCACCCCGACTACGTGCGGCAGAAGGCCGAATTCGAGGCCCGCTACGGCAAGTGA
- a CDS encoding inorganic phosphate transporter has protein sequence MVALSLGIGTMIGWKRIVKTIGERIGKEHLTYAQGASSELVAAAMIGVNTQFGLPVSTTHVLSSAIAGSMVANRGIKNLNPQMVRNIALAWVLTLPVTMFLSGGLFLLFRAIL, from the coding sequence ATGGTAGCCCTGTCGTTGGGTATCGGCACCATGATCGGCTGGAAGCGCATCGTGAAAACCATCGGGGAGCGGATTGGCAAGGAGCACCTGACCTACGCCCAGGGTGCTTCCTCCGAGCTGGTAGCAGCCGCCATGATTGGCGTGAATACCCAGTTTGGCCTGCCGGTTTCGACCACCCACGTACTGTCGTCGGCTATTGCCGGTTCGATGGTGGCCAACCGCGGCATCAAGAACCTGAATCCGCAGATGGTGCGCAACATTGCTCTGGCCTGGGTGCTCACCCTGCCCGTTACGATGTTCCTCTCGGGAGGCCTGTTCCTCTTGTTCCGGGCCATCCTGTAA
- a CDS encoding inorganic phosphate transporter, with protein MLLLLITCLVAACAFEFVNGFHDTANAVATVIYTNALRPWVAVVWSGFWNFIGVLTGGIAVAMGIVYLLPVESLVDQNVYHSIAMVGALIVAAIIWNLGTWYYGLPSSSSHALIGSILGVGIAFSLLPDSNSSAVNWSKALETGASLLISPIFGFSLTIIMMFLLKRFVRTKSIFREPHKRKPPPIWIRLILIATCTLVSYFHGSNDGQKGVGLIMLILIGIVPTHFALNQKLNPLDMRESLNNVELVMGKLNAGTMSQADRQLLTDIRTQTNTLDQIFAGKTDVKQLPQATRFEIRKAILLIHNKSKKLVSSEKVPLSTADRKVFDSSIAQMRTFTDYAPGKCP; from the coding sequence GTGCTTCTGCTGCTAATCACCTGTCTGGTAGCAGCTTGCGCCTTCGAATTTGTCAATGGCTTTCACGACACGGCCAACGCCGTGGCTACCGTGATTTACACCAACGCCCTGCGGCCCTGGGTGGCGGTAGTGTGGTCGGGCTTCTGGAACTTCATCGGTGTACTTACCGGTGGTATTGCGGTGGCCATGGGCATTGTGTACCTGCTGCCCGTGGAAAGCCTCGTCGATCAGAACGTGTACCACAGCATTGCTATGGTGGGCGCCTTGATTGTGGCGGCCATCATCTGGAACCTGGGCACCTGGTACTACGGCCTGCCCTCGTCCTCCTCGCACGCCCTGATTGGCTCCATCCTGGGCGTGGGCATTGCCTTCTCCCTGCTGCCCGACTCTAACAGCTCGGCCGTAAACTGGAGCAAGGCCCTGGAAACCGGTGCCTCCCTGCTGATCAGCCCGATCTTCGGCTTTTCGCTGACCATCATCATGATGTTCCTGCTGAAGCGTTTCGTGCGGACCAAATCCATCTTCCGGGAGCCCCACAAGCGTAAGCCACCACCCATCTGGATTCGCCTGATCCTGATTGCGACCTGCACCCTGGTAAGCTACTTCCACGGTTCCAACGACGGACAGAAAGGTGTGGGCCTGATCATGCTCATCCTGATTGGAATCGTACCCACGCACTTTGCCCTCAACCAGAAGCTCAACCCGCTCGACATGCGCGAGTCGCTGAACAACGTGGAGCTGGTAATGGGCAAGCTCAACGCCGGAACCATGAGCCAGGCCGACCGCCAGTTGCTGACCGACATCCGGACCCAGACCAACACGCTCGACCAGATCTTCGCCGGCAAAACCGACGTGAAGCAGCTGCCCCAGGCTACCCGCTTCGAGATTCGCAAAGCCATCCTGCTGATCCACAACAAATCCAAGAAACTCGTGTCGAGCGAGAAAGTGCCGCTGAGCACCGCCGACCGTAAAGTCTTTGATTCGAGCATTGCCCAGATGCGCACCTTTACCGACTACGCCCCTGGGAAGTGTCCTTGA
- a CDS encoding glycine--tRNA ligase yields the protein MSNAPQKTAANTAEGTLAEIVSHAKEYGFVFPSSEIYDGLAAVYDYGPNGVELKNNLKQLWWKAMTQLNQNVVGIDAAIFMHPTTWKASGHVDGFSDPMIDNLDSKKRYRADVLLEEKAAEYEKNGEIARAETLLAEMGRLLTAEDLAGVKQLIIDEKILCPISKTGNWTDVRQFNLMFSTQMGAVAEGSNEIYLRPETAQGIFVNFLNVQKSARQKVPFGIAQIGKAFRNEIVARQFIFRMREFEQMEMQFFVRPGTEEEWYQHWKAARRRWHEVMGLPADKLRFHDHEKLAHYAKAAVDIEYEFPFGFKEIEGIHSRSDFDLTQHQQYSRKKQNYFDNDVNPETGKPYGNYVPYVVETSVGADRLFLATLCQAYQEETIVEGEGEEQKTKTRKLLRLHPAVAPVKAAIFPLVKKDGLPEKANEIYNSLRHDFRLVVEEKDSIGTRYTRQDLIGTPFCIAVDHQTLEDETVTVRHRDSREQTRMPISELRAYIGEAVSLTRIFENL from the coding sequence ATGAGCAACGCCCCGCAGAAAACGGCCGCCAATACCGCTGAAGGCACTTTGGCCGAAATCGTGTCGCACGCCAAGGAATACGGCTTCGTGTTCCCCTCCTCCGAAATCTACGACGGCCTGGCTGCCGTGTATGACTATGGCCCCAACGGCGTAGAGCTGAAGAACAACCTGAAGCAGCTGTGGTGGAAGGCCATGACCCAGCTCAACCAGAACGTGGTGGGCATCGATGCGGCCATCTTCATGCACCCGACCACCTGGAAAGCCTCCGGCCACGTCGACGGCTTCTCGGACCCCATGATTGACAACCTCGACAGCAAGAAGCGCTACCGCGCCGACGTGCTGCTCGAAGAAAAAGCCGCCGAGTACGAGAAGAACGGCGAAATAGCCCGGGCCGAAACCCTGCTGGCCGAAATGGGCCGCCTGCTCACGGCCGAGGATCTGGCCGGCGTCAAGCAGCTCATCATCGACGAGAAAATCCTGTGCCCGATCAGCAAGACCGGCAACTGGACCGACGTGCGCCAGTTCAACCTGATGTTCTCGACCCAGATGGGCGCCGTGGCCGAGGGCTCGAACGAAATCTACCTGCGTCCCGAAACGGCCCAGGGCATCTTCGTCAACTTCCTGAACGTGCAGAAGTCGGCCCGCCAGAAGGTGCCGTTTGGCATTGCCCAGATCGGCAAGGCCTTCCGCAACGAAATTGTGGCTCGGCAGTTCATCTTCCGCATGCGGGAGTTTGAGCAGATGGAAATGCAATTCTTCGTGCGCCCTGGCACCGAGGAGGAGTGGTACCAGCACTGGAAAGCCGCCCGCCGCCGCTGGCACGAAGTAATGGGGCTGCCCGCCGACAAGCTCCGCTTCCACGACCACGAGAAGCTGGCCCACTACGCCAAGGCCGCCGTGGATATCGAGTACGAGTTTCCCTTCGGCTTCAAGGAAATCGAGGGCATACACTCCCGCTCCGACTTTGACTTGACCCAGCACCAGCAGTACAGCCGTAAAAAGCAGAACTACTTCGACAACGACGTAAACCCTGAGACTGGCAAGCCCTACGGCAACTACGTGCCTTACGTGGTGGAAACCTCGGTGGGCGCCGACCGGCTGTTTTTGGCTACGCTCTGCCAGGCCTACCAGGAAGAAACCATTGTGGAAGGCGAAGGGGAGGAGCAGAAAACCAAAACCCGCAAGCTGCTGCGCCTGCACCCGGCCGTGGCCCCGGTGAAGGCCGCCATTTTCCCACTGGTGAAAAAGGACGGTCTGCCCGAGAAGGCCAACGAAATCTACAACAGCCTGCGCCACGACTTCCGCCTGGTGGTGGAGGAAAAGGACTCCATCGGCACGCGCTACACCCGCCAGGACCTCATTGGCACGCCCTTCTGCATTGCCGTCGACCACCAGACCCTGGAGGACGAAACCGTAACCGTGCGTCACCGCGACTCCCGCGAGCAGACCCGCATGCCGATTTCGGAGCTGCGCGCCTACATCGGCGAGGCTGTAAGCTTGACGCGAATTTTCGAGAACCTCTAA
- a CDS encoding efflux RND transporter permease subunit, with protein sequence MWSKLTLFNIKHRRILILLLAAITVFMGWHARKVEMTYDFAQVVSPDDPDMVYFQQFKKTFGEDGNVFVLGLQDSSVYELGNFNELRNLTETLGKVQGVSGVLSVTKLIKLEKDTSNQSFRASPIFKQAPQTQAELDSLMRVVNRQEFYKGQLISPTTGATLLALTMDPKFLNSSKREGVMKEILAHAERFQQKTGIRMHYAGLPYVRATMTTKVAAEMKLFVALTVAMMAITLFLFFRTWAAVVFPILIVLIVVVWCIGSMVLMGYKINLLTGLIPSIIIVIGIPNCTYLLSRYHYDYRKSGNQVLAMTRVVSKIGLVTLMNNTTSAIGFVVFCFTNIAILFQFGAVATINIFVAFLVSFILIPIVFTILPPPTPKQLEHLDATPLTKLLEFFEHLVLERRGMVYLAAAVMMALAIGGVTKVKSVSYMVDDLPKDSSVNSDLKFFEQHFNGVMPLEIVVNTGSKRGIMKLKNLEKIDRFEKFLRTQPVLTTPVSIVTFLKASTQAFYNDNPEYYRLPDNSEKNFILSYLAHSQGKAGGGLDSKLIRSFTDSTGQSARISLKIADIGSRNLDTLLTNQIRPQIKEIFNGTGMDVKLTGTTILFTKGNEYLINMLKESLLIAFGLVGLVVLILFRSIRAVFFTLLPNFFTLLLTGGIMGYFGIPLKPSTALIFSIALGIDGDNSIHLLAKFRQELAANGHRVRAAISTTLSEAGTSMIYTSIVLFLGFSVFAFSEFGGTKALGLLMSASLLITNFSNLILLPSLLVTFEHGKDENINESFIQHFDHTYHEEDDDAEINLRRIPLQKKLDS encoded by the coding sequence ATGTGGAGTAAACTCACCTTATTCAATATCAAGCACCGGCGGATACTGATTCTGCTCCTGGCCGCTATTACGGTGTTCATGGGCTGGCACGCCCGCAAGGTGGAAATGACCTATGACTTTGCCCAGGTCGTCAGCCCCGACGACCCGGACATGGTGTATTTCCAGCAGTTCAAGAAAACTTTCGGCGAAGACGGCAACGTGTTCGTGCTGGGCTTGCAGGACAGCAGCGTGTATGAGCTCGGCAACTTCAACGAGCTGCGCAACCTGACCGAAACCCTGGGCAAGGTGCAGGGCGTGAGCGGCGTTTTGTCGGTCACCAAGCTCATCAAGCTCGAAAAAGACACCAGCAACCAAAGCTTCCGGGCCAGCCCCATCTTCAAGCAAGCCCCGCAAACCCAGGCCGAGCTGGACTCCCTGATGCGGGTGGTGAACCGGCAGGAATTCTACAAAGGCCAGCTGATTTCGCCTACCACGGGTGCTACGCTGCTGGCTCTGACCATGGACCCCAAGTTTCTGAACTCCTCGAAGCGCGAAGGCGTGATGAAGGAAATTCTGGCCCATGCCGAGCGGTTCCAGCAGAAAACCGGCATCCGGATGCACTACGCCGGCCTGCCCTACGTGCGCGCCACGATGACAACCAAGGTAGCGGCCGAAATGAAGCTCTTCGTGGCCCTAACGGTGGCCATGATGGCCATTACCTTGTTCCTGTTTTTCCGGACCTGGGCTGCCGTAGTCTTCCCCATCCTGATTGTGCTTATCGTGGTGGTATGGTGTATCGGCTCCATGGTACTGATGGGCTACAAAATCAACCTGCTCACGGGTCTGATACCGAGTATTATCATCGTTATCGGCATTCCGAACTGTACCTACCTACTCAGCCGCTACCACTACGACTACCGCAAATCGGGCAACCAGGTGCTGGCTATGACCCGCGTGGTCAGCAAAATCGGCCTCGTGACCTTGATGAACAACACCACCTCGGCCATCGGCTTTGTGGTGTTCTGCTTCACCAACATTGCCATTCTGTTCCAGTTTGGGGCCGTGGCTACCATCAATATTTTCGTGGCCTTCCTGGTCTCGTTTATCCTGATTCCGATTGTCTTTACTATCCTGCCCCCGCCCACGCCCAAGCAGCTGGAGCACCTCGACGCTACCCCGCTGACCAAGCTGCTGGAGTTTTTCGAGCACCTCGTGCTGGAGCGCCGCGGCATGGTGTACCTGGCCGCTGCTGTGATGATGGCCTTGGCTATTGGGGGCGTTACGAAGGTAAAGTCGGTGTCGTACATGGTGGATGACCTGCCCAAGGACAGCTCCGTCAACTCCGATTTGAAGTTCTTCGAGCAGCATTTCAACGGCGTCATGCCCCTGGAAATCGTGGTGAATACCGGCTCGAAGCGGGGCATCATGAAGCTCAAGAACCTGGAGAAAATTGACCGGTTCGAGAAGTTTCTGCGCACCCAGCCCGTGCTGACTACGCCCGTGAGCATCGTGACGTTCTTAAAGGCTTCAACCCAGGCGTTCTACAACGACAACCCCGAGTATTACCGCCTGCCCGACAACTCCGAGAAGAATTTTATCCTGAGCTACCTGGCCCATTCCCAGGGCAAGGCTGGTGGCGGCCTAGACAGCAAGCTGATCCGCTCCTTCACCGACTCTACTGGTCAGAGTGCCCGCATTTCGCTGAAGATTGCCGACATCGGCTCCCGCAACCTCGACACGCTGCTGACCAACCAGATTCGGCCCCAGATCAAGGAGATTTTCAACGGCACGGGTATGGACGTGAAGCTCACCGGCACCACGATTCTGTTTACCAAGGGCAACGAGTATCTGATCAACATGCTCAAGGAAAGTCTGCTGATTGCCTTCGGGCTGGTGGGCTTGGTGGTGCTGATTCTGTTCCGCAGCATCCGGGCCGTGTTCTTCACGTTGCTGCCCAACTTCTTCACCTTGCTGCTCACCGGCGGTATTATGGGCTACTTCGGCATTCCGCTCAAGCCCAGCACGGCGCTTATTTTCAGCATTGCCCTGGGCATCGACGGCGACAACAGCATCCACCTGCTGGCTAAGTTCCGGCAGGAGCTGGCTGCCAATGGGCACCGTGTGCGGGCCGCCATTAGCACCACGCTCAGCGAGGCCGGCACCAGCATGATTTACACCAGCATTGTGCTGTTTCTGGGCTTTTCGGTGTTTGCCTTCTCTGAGTTCGGTGGCACCAAGGCCCTGGGCCTGCTTATGTCGGCCTCCCTGCTGATTACCAACTTCTCCAACCTGATTCTGCTGCCTTCCCTGCTCGTTACCTTCGAGCACGGCAAGGATGAGAATATCAACGAATCCTTCATTCAGCACTTCGACCACACGTACCACGAGGAAGACGACGACGCGGAAATCAATCTGCGCCGCATCCCCTTGCAGAAGAAGCTGGATTCATAG